One Xiphophorus hellerii strain 12219 chromosome 24, Xiphophorus_hellerii-4.1, whole genome shotgun sequence DNA window includes the following coding sequences:
- the LOC116715880 gene encoding cell wall protein DAN4-like, whose translation MDLEKKVKETYDSIYKKKFGILFIRSFVIAFRISTKSARLTATEAEVGLEFNKTTTSENLPKNEVVQETLREAINSTTFNVTFIPNTINLISTPLATSAPTTNATDTTNTTTTAPTTNATTTTTPTTPTTTNTTTTPTTNTTTTNTTTTPTTNATTTNTTTTPTTNTTTTNTTTTPTTNTTTTTTPTTNTTTTTTPTTTTTTVESLVKRRLTFRSAGEIFTTELLDTSSTAFIKRAVLLKTHLEPLYQAAFASYRSFIVISFSNGSIINNIDLGFATASQPSSTQIKDVLVKANSTVTAFNIDINSIFVDGTQTSSGASHTISLITAFSMVLLSWLLSTQQ comes from the exons ATGGATcttgagaaaaaagtcaaagaaact TATGACTCAATCTACAAAAAGAAGTTTGGAATCCTCTTCATTCGTAGTTTTGTCATTGCATTTAG AATTTCCACAAAATCTGCACGATTGACTGCTACTGAAGCAGAAGTGGGGTTGGAGTTTAATAAAACTACAACTTCTGAAAATCTCCCAAAGAATGAAGTTGTACAAGAAACCTTACGCGAGGCGATAAACAGCACCACTTTCAACGTTACATTCATTCCTAACACCATTAATTTAATAA GCACACCTTTGGCAACCTCTGCTCCAACTACAAATGCTACAGATACTACAAATACTACTACAACTGCGCCAACCACCAATGCAACTACTACAACTACGCCAACCACCCCAACTACTACAAATACTACAACTACGCCAACCACCAATACAACTACTACAAATACTACAACTACGCCAACCACCAATGCAACTACTACAAATACTACAACTACGCCAACCACCAATACAACTACTACAAATACTACAACTACGCCAACCACCAATACAACTACTACAACTACGCCAACCACCAATACAACTACTACAACTACGCCAAC CACAACAACTACAACTGTGGAGTCACTAGTGAAAAGGCGACTGACTTTTAGGTCTGCGGGAGAGATATTTACCACTGAGTTGCTGGACACATCATCTACAGCTTTCATAAAACGAGCCGTACTTTTGAAGACCCAT ctTGAACCACTCTACCAGGCAGCGTTCGCTTCTTACCGCAGTTTCATTGTGATTTCATTCAG CAATGGATCAATCATCAACAACATTGACCTTGGATTTGCAACAGCATCCCAACCTAGTAGCACCCAAATCAAAGATGTTTTGGTGAAAGCAAATTCAACCGTCACAGCTTTCAACATTGACATCAATTCAATTTTTGTGGATGGCACAC AAACGTCGAGTGGAGCAAGCCATACAATCAGCCTCATCACTGCATTCAGCATGGTCCTGTTGTCATGGCTTCTTTCAACACAACAATAA
- the LOC116716280 gene encoding mucin-5AC-like, whose product MTAAPTTTTAPPTTTTAATTTTTAATTTTTAAPTTTTAAPTTTTAAPTTTTAAPTTITAAPTTTTAAETTTASPTTTTAAPTTTTAAPTTTTAAPTTTTAAPTTTTAAPTTTTAAPTTTTAAPTTTTAATTTTTAAPTTTTAAPTTTTVAPTTTTAAPTTTTTATTTTTAARTTTTASPTTTTAAPTTTTAAPTTTTTAPTTTTAATITPNTTAAPTTTTAAPTTKTTAPTTTTTAPTTTAASTTTTTTAAPTTTAASTTTTAVPTTTAVAPTTTTTTAATTTTTAATTSTTATPTTNATTTTAATTTTTAAPTTTTAAPTTTTAATTTTTATPDTTTAAPTTTTVAPTTTTAATTTTTAATTTTTVAPTTTTAAPTTTTAAPTTTTAAPTTTTSAPTTTTAAPTTTAVATTTTTAAPTTTTSAPTTTTAAPTTTTAAPTTTTAAPTTTTTAPTTTTAATTTTTVTPTTTTAATTTTTASPTTNTVTPTTTTAAPTTTTAAPTPTTAATTTTTAATTTTTAATSTTTAAPTTTTAAPTTTTAAPTTATPTTTTTAPTTTAASTTTTTAPTTTAVAPTTTSAVTTTTTAATTTTTATPTTTTAATTTTAATTTTTAATTTTTAAPTTTTAATTTTTATPTTTTAAPTTTTAATTRTTAATTTTTAAPTTTTAAPTTTTVAPTTTTAATTT is encoded by the exons AtgacagcggctccaaccacaaccacagctcctccaaccacaacaacagcggctacaaccacaacaacagcggctacaaccacaacaacagcggctccaaccacaacaacagctgctccaaccacaacaacagcggctccaaccacaaccacagctgctccaaccacaatcacagctgctccaaccacaaccacagctgctgaaaccacaacagcttctccaaccacaacaacagcggctccaaccacaaccacagcggctccaaccacaacaacagcggctccaaccacaaccacagctgctccaaccacaacaacagcggctccaaccacaaccacagcggctccaaccacaaccacagctgctccgaccacaacaacagctgctacaaccacaacaacagctgctccaaccacaaccacagcggctccaaccacaacaacagttgctccaaccacaaccacagcggctccaaccacaaccacaactgctacaaccacaaccaccgCAGCTagaaccacaaccacagcttctccaaccacaacaacagctgctccaaccacaaccacagcagctccaaccacaaccacaacagctccaaccacaacaacagctgctacAATCACA ccaaacacaacagctgctccaaccacaacaacagcggctccaaccacaaaaacaacagctccaaccacaactactactgctccaaccacaacagctgcttcaaccacaaccacaacaacagctgctccaaccacaacagctgcttcaaccacaacaacagctgtgccaaccacaaccgcagttgctccaaccacaaccacaacaacagctgctacaaccacaactaccGCTGCTACAACTTcaaccacagctactccaaccacaaatgctacaaccacaacagctgctacaaccacaaccacagctgctccaaccacaacaacagctgctccaacaacaaccacagctgctacaaccacaaccacagctactccagacacaaccacagctgctccaaccacaaccacagttgctccaaccacaaccacagctgctacaaccacaacaacagctgctacaacaacaaccacagttgctccaaccacaaccacagctgctccaaccacaaccacagcggctccaaccacaacaacagctgctccaaccacaaccacatcagctccaaccacaacaacagctgcgcCAACCACAACCGCAGTTgcaacaaccacaaccacagctgctccaaccacaacaacatctgctccaaccacaaccacagcggctccaaccacaacaacagcggctccaaccacaacaacagctgctccaaccacaaccacaacagctccaaccacaacaacagctgctacaaccacaaccacagttactccaaccacaaccaccgcagctacaaccacaaccacagcttctccaaccacaaacacagttactccaaccacaaccacagctgctccaaccacaacaacagctgctccaaccccaaccacagctgctacaaccacaaccacagctgctacaaccacaaccacagctgctacttccacaaccacagctgctccaaccacaacaacagcggctccaaccacaacaacagctgctccaaccacagctactccaaccacaactactactgctccaaccacaacagctgcttcaaccacaacaacaactgctccaaccacaaccgcagttgctccaaccacaacctcagctgttacaaccacaacaacagctgctacaactacaaccacagctactccaaccacaacaacagctgctacaaccacaacagctgctacaaccacaaccacagctgctacaaccacaacaacagctgctccaacaacaaccaccgctgctacaaccacaaccacagctactccaaccacaacaacagctgctccaaccacaaccacagctgctacaACCAGAACAAcagctgctacaaccacaaccacagctgctccaaccacaacaacagctgctccaacaacaaccacagttgctccaaccacaaccacagctgctacaaccaca